A part of Miscanthus floridulus cultivar M001 chromosome 6, ASM1932011v1, whole genome shotgun sequence genomic DNA contains:
- the LOC136458520 gene encoding probable GABA transporter 2, which produces MAPAAFDAEASATNGNGVSHGAKPGLPAGADAFDAGAAFVLESKGTWWHAGFHLTTAIVGPTVLTLPYALRGMGWALGLTLLSAMAAVTLYEYSLMSRVLDHCEARGRRHIRFRELAADVLGSGWMFYFVVTVQTTINTGVSIGAILLAADCLEIMYTSLAPHGPLKLYHFIIMVAVVLAFLSQLPSFHSLRHINFVSLLLSLGYTILVAAACIRAGLSKNAPAKDYSLSSSKSEQTFDAFLSISILASVFGNGILPEIQATLAPPAAGKMMKALVLCYSVVVFTFFLSSITGYWAFGSHVQSNVLKSLMPDSGPALAPTWLLGVAVLFVLLQLLAIGLVYSQVAYEIMEKTSADAAQDRFSRRNLVPRLLLRTLYLAFCALMAAMLPFFGDIVGVVGAIGFIPLDFVLPVLMYNMALAPPRQSPVFLANMAVMVVFAGVGAMGAFATIRKLALDADKFKLFSNNVVD; this is translated from the exons ATGGCGCCCGCCGCGTTCGACGCCGAGGCCAGCGCCACCAACGGCAACGGCGTCAGCCACGGCGCCAAGCCGGGGCTCCCGGCCGGGGCCGATGCCTTCGACGCCGGCGCCGCCTTCGTGCTCGAGTCCAAGG GGACGTGGTGGCACGCGGGGTTCCACCTGACGACGGCGATCGTGGGGCCGACGGTGCTGACGCTCCCCTACGCGCTGCGCGGGATGGGGTGGGCGCTGGGCCTGACGCTGctctccgccatggccgccgtcacCTTGTACGAGTACTCCCTCATGTCCCGCGTCCTCGACCACTGCGAGGCGCGCGGGCGGCGCCACATCCGCTTCCGCGAGCTCGCCGCCGACGTCCTCG GATCCGGGTGGATGTTTTACTTCGTGGTCACCGTGCAGACCACCATCAACACCGGCGTCAGCATCGGCGCCATCCTGCTCGCCGCCGACTGCCTCGAG ATTATGTACACGAGCCTTGCTCCACATGGTCCCCTGAAACTGTAccacttcatcatcatggtggccGTGGTGCTGGCCTTCCTCTCCCAGCTACCGTCTTTCCACTCACTGCGGCACATCAACTTCGTCTCACTGCTCCTGAGCTTGGGCTACACCATCCTTGTGGCAGCTGCTTGCATTCGTGCAG GCTTGTCCAAAAATGCTCCTGCGAAGGACTACTCGCTAAGCTCGTCCAAGTCCGAGCAGACCTTCGACGCTTTTCTATCCATTTCCATCCTCGCCTCCGTCTTCGGCAACGGCATACTGCCTGAAATCCAG GCAACGTTGGCGCCACCGGCAGCGGGGAAGATGATGAAGGCGCTGGTACTGTGCTACTCCGTCGTCGTCTTCACCTTCTTCCTCTCGTCGATCACCGGGTACTGGGCCTTCGGCAGCCACGTGCAGTCCAACGTCCTCAAGAGCCTCATGCCGGACTCTGGCCCCGCGCTCGCCCCGACGTGGCTGCTGGGCGTCGCGGTCCTCTtcgtcctcctccagctcctcgcCATCGGCCTCGTCTACTCCCAGGTGGCGTACGAGATCATggagaagacctcagccgacgcGGCCCAGGACCGCTTCTCGCGCCGGAACCTCGTCCCGCGCCTGCTGCTGCGGACGCTGTACCTGGCCTTCTGCGCGCTCATGGCCGCCATGCTCCCGTTCTTCGGCGACATCGTGGGCGTGGTAGGCGCCATTGGGTTCATCCCGCTCGATTTCGTGCTCCCCGTGCTCATGTACAACATGGCcctcgcgccgccgcgccagtcCCCGGTCTTCCTCGCCAACATGGCCGTCATGGTCGTTTTCGCCGGAGTAGGGGCCATGGGCGCCTTCGCCACCATCCGCAAGCTCGCGCTGGACGCCGACAAGTTTAAGCTCTTCAGCAACAATGTTGTTGACTGA